The genomic DNA CCAATACTCAGAATCGGTTGCCGCTATGAATCGCTTTTTCTCATTCGCGGCGCGCTCACGGTAGCCCTCTTCAAGTGCGGTGAGTTCACGGGCAGCATCCTCTTCGAGGCTGTCGGTGTATTCGACATTGGCGAGTGGGTCGGGTGTGGGGTCTGATTTTTTGGTGCGACGAACGATTTTCTTTGATTGCCTGCCGGCGGTGGCGGGCTTTTTGATGATCGCCATTGTCAGTTGGCCTTCCGGAGGAGTTCGAGTTCTGCTAGGGGGAACCAGTCGAGTATGCGTTGATAGTCGGTGGGTGCGTGTCGGGAGAGTGGTTCAATGAACCTGTAGTCGATGCCGTCGAAAGACCTACCGAACCACTCATAGTCGATGGGGAGAGTGATGTTGTGACGCTCAATGATGTCGAGCACTTCGGATTTAAGCCAGTCAGCTATGGGTGAAACTTTGTGATTGTTAGGTTTCATGATCCCATGCCTAGAGAGCGATGCGCGACGAACGATGCTGTCTGCTGCGCGCACGCCGTCGGCGATCCATGTGTCTGTGGGGAGGTCCAGGTCTTGCTTGATGAGATCCCAGAGTTGGGAGTATTTGACTTCTGGTAGCTGAGCGGCTTCGATGACTGCGAGCCGTTCGGGGGGTTGGAAAACAAAGTTGTTAAGCCATCTGTAGAGGCTTGGGTGTGGGTAGAGGTGGATTTTTTGT from Schaalia sp. ZJ405 includes the following:
- a CDS encoding phosphoadenosine phosphosulfate reductase, encoding MTTTIKGQPPSTEIRKRLKEEGRTVLVSMSLGKDAIATALALQEEAVPFEMAYLYYIPGRDGKRTLDFIHDTINDLEGVFGQKIHLYPHPSLYRWLNNFVFQPPERLAVIEAAQLPEVKYSQLWDLIKQDLDLPTDTWIADGVRAADSIVRRASLSRHGIMKPNNHKVSPIADWLKSEVLDIIERHNITLPIDYEWFGRSFDGIDYRFIEPLSRHAPTDYQRILDWFPLAELELLRKAN